GTGAAAGTGATATCAAGGCTTTTACCAATGGAAATCAAGAGCGAATTCAACTGCAGCCGTTACTGTAACCAGAAGAGCGTGAAATTCATTCTCAAGCACTTGCCatgcttttttttcttatgaatttTATAGTAATTCTATGAGTTATATTTACTTATCAATGTTGTTTCTTTGGACCATGATGTTAAGGCATTTGCTAAGTTTTTAGAGTTTTCTATGTTGTTTTTTCGGTCATCTCTCTAGTTTGAAATTAACTAAGTGTTCCTTACTCCAATATTACTTATAAGATTAGCTCAACCTTGTctaattatgaaaaaaagaataatgtgAGAGATATTCATGTGTTGGGATTAATAGCCAGACAttttaatagatattttatttgcttataaaaattgttttagGGCACATATTtgaatagatattttatttgttttgaaatcTTCGTATATGTATTTCAAGCATAGTGAAAATCATCTACATTCTTTAATATTGCTTTAAAATTAATGTCCTTCATTCTTCaataatttgacatttttaTCCCCTTATCTCAAACAAGTCAAAATTAGGGCTGTGCAAAAATCGAACCGGCCaataaatcaaattgaaaaaatgttattggcttattgatttatttttttaaaaaaaatctacccCTCTCCTTCGAGCTTCCACCTTTTTTCTCCCTTAGTGACTCAAAGTGAGGAGTGTTTATCATTCAAGCAACTGTCTTTTGTCTAGTTTATTGTTATTGAGTTATTGGATTAAAgggtttttaatgattttatagataaaaaaaatgttatcgGATTATCAAttcgattttaatttttttttttttagttttgaattattGAGTAAACCGATAACCCGGTAAGAATGTAGTCATTTCCTCATTTACCTCTACATaaatatagtaaatatttatttcagtatatatattttaatggttaCTACCTTTAATTTGTCCTTTAGCCTTCAATTCACATTATTGTCCtacttcttttatttgtattgcACTTGTAcagttcttttcattttcatggTAGTTAATACtctttctattttaattatgaacATTATGTAAAGTTACAGTATTATCCTGTCGAGCCAAATTATTTGAGAAgccatatatttattttatgagcatttttTTGTTGGTTAAACCGAATCGTTAAAAGATCAAAAATCAATAAACCGAAaaccatatatttttttctatataaagggGAAGAGATAAGTGCCACTATATATCTTAGCTTCTTCACTTGGTTGCTTAATCTCTCTTTTGCTATTTCACCACATCTATATACTCATggcatttcaaaaagaaaacatgGAAGTTGAAATCATATCCACAAAATTCATAAAACCATCTTCACCAACTCCAAATCATCTCCAAAATTACAAGTTAGGTTTCTTTGATCAAACAACTGATGAGACACATTTACCTCTTGTTCTTTTTTATCCTCCTACCAACAACATTAATTTTTCAGCTCATGAAGAACAACTTGAGCAATCCTTATCTAGGATTTTAACTCATGTTTACCCTATTTCTGGCAGATTTACCGAGGATAACTCGATATCCTGCCAGGACCAAGGGGTTAAATTTATAAAAGCAAAAGTGAATAGTAAACTCAATGAATTTCTTGATAAAGCACACAAGGATGTCAACCTTTCATTGCTCTGTTGGCCTCAAGATTCATGGAATGTAGATGCATCCAACTTATTCGCCATGCCAGTTGTCATTATCCAAATTACAGAATTCGAGTGTGGTGGCTTGGCTCTATCCATGAGCCACGCGCACATTGCAATGGATGGTTACTCAACTTTTACTGTTATCAACGAGTGGTCCAAAGTGTGTAGACTTGAGATTCCTGTAGAGAAGATTGATTTCATGAGCTTTAATTTGGTTGATGTTTTCCCATCGAGAGATTTATCGAAGCTTCTCTTGCCTCGTGTTCCTCTAGAAGATCGTGTGGAGTCTAAATTAGTAGCCAAAAGGCTATACATCAATGAAGATTCCATTTCAAGGCTCAGAGAAGAAGTTGGAGACTTATGCACCTTTAAGCCGTCAAGAGTTGAAATGATCATGGCCCTCCTATGGAGGGCTTTAATCCGTGCTTCAGAAAAGAAGCACGGATATCTAAGACGTGCTCTAATGAACATCCCAATAAACTTGCGCACTAGGTTAATTTCTTTACCTCAAGTAGAAAAATCTTTTGGGAATCTTGGAGTTGACGCCCCTTTAAAATTCATACCTGGGGAGAACAAGATGGATTTGCACGAATTCGTGACATTAATTCATGACACTGTGAAGGAAACTATTATTACTTGTGACAGGACTTCACCAGAGGAAATAGTGTCCGCGgtgtcaaatatatataatgaaagtTTTCTAGCACAAGATTGGGGAGGAAGTGATGAAGTTGATAGGTACACAAGTTCAAGTTTGTGTAGATTTCCTATACAAGAAGCTGATTTTGGTTGGGGAAAGCCATGTTTGATGCATTTTGGGTCAAGACATGATCAAGTTTGCTGGTTGTATGATGCAGAATGTGGCAATGGGATTTGTGTGCAAGTGGATTTGAAGGAAGACTATATGCATCTATTTGAATGTGACAATGATATCAAGGATTTCTTTCAGTTTTAGAGTTTAGGTCTCTAAGATTTGgcaatttttatttactttattgttgttgtcgtcGTCGTTGTCATTTTAGATTTGGTAATATAATAAAGTTGCTTTTGTTATCTTGTTACAACTTAATTTGTTGGAGGGAGGGTATTAGTACTTTTACCCGATAATTTAGTGCATGCAAGTTTCAATTTATAAGACTTCAATCATCACACCATCCGACTTTAGCAAGATCTCAAAGGTCTTTCTTCCAgtcttgtaatggggctgaacTAAACGTATGGCCAATTTGACTTAGTGATGAAAAAACTTCATCAAGTGGATAATCTCTTGAAGCTGAAGTtgtgaatttaatgaatttttcaAGTCTATTTTTGGTAGATTCATGGTGGTGTGTTGTATCTTTATTAACTAATAGTTTTTGTCGAAGACGGTGATTTCATGGTGGTGAGGAGAAAAATAGCAAACAGAACTATatctatggagcgcaattattgattgaaactatagctatagaggTATATTATGTTTGCTATTTCTAAAATTCTCTATTATAACttatcgataactatccttgtttttcaaaatataagaatttttattagttaattttgattattaatattttgtcagaatataaaatattatttagttttattaaaCCATCATTTTTcgttaaattacatttttttttatatatgtatcattAATTACATTTATTTTAGCGCAGTCTATTAATTCACTGAATCACAGATATTTAATTAGCCCATGATTTTGAACCTGTAGTTTCGTAGAATgagtgattttaaatttttgagggTGATggataattttttagattttttatttaacagTTTCACTATTCATCTTCTTCTCCGGCGAATAGCTCGCTGGAGCTCCATGAGTCACCCACCTCCTCTTAAATCCAGACAGAACAGCCCCTTTAGGAACACCAATAAACAACATTGCTGGAATTGAACAACCCCCTTTTTCATTGAATTAAATGATGCATCAGGATATATGcggaatataataaaatattacaatttagtCTTTCACACTACACCGGTTGAGACATCTCtaattttcaaacatttatcAATATGTGTCCACATCCTCAGTCTATTTGATTTAATAGTTTCGAAAATAGATATTAAATAACTATAACTTTATTTTAACTTCGCCATATAAACATGTCAACAAAGTTATACACTATCATGCTGTCTTTGCATTGGTTTCTCTATGAAGAGATAACTCATAAAGTGACTTTGATATATGCACTGAGAAAAAGACTTAAAAGTGTAATAAAGTGACTTTTTTTAGAAGAATCCTATGATATAACGAGCATATTATTAGAGTATTTCTTTTATCTTAACGTGTTAGgtgattttatttgtttatcaaaGTAGCTGTTTAATTTTGAGGTGACGGGAATCCAATACCCTCCATTTTTTTGTTTACCAAAGTCCTCAATTGACAGCACACTTGTTTTTCTTGAGACCTCAATGCACAtgtaacatgttttttttttttattagtttttggtATCACATTGAAATTTGATCAAGTTCAGATTCACGTCGAAAAGTTTCATATTGAAAGGTAACTTAAATTTGAGatctttgattaaaaataaaaaaatatttatcactccaCCAGAATTTTGATTGATGCACGTGTTATCTGAGGTTTTcaagttttcttttaaataaggGGTCAGTTGAGTAGTACTATTCACTACAAGAAAGTGAAGATACAACGACATTTGAGTGCAGAGAATTATCcaccatttaaaaaaatgtcgATAATTAATAAGCGAcatttatttacgataaatagaaaaatgttatttaattttttagacatataaataaatgtttgtAAGAAATACAATGACATTTATTCACGACATATATAAAATGTGACTTAATAGAACTCCAACAGATTATAGCAttgtattcttatttttttttacagctACACAGTAAAACATCTTTTAGTGATCAAATGGACAAGACTTGGTTGtattgtgatattttttttcttttgcgtcttcttcttattattaaaacaagaaataaCACGTGATATGATTAttcaacttgaaaaatatatcCTCACagtgaaaatattattttacataataaCAAGTGatatatattacataatttgatatatatatgcctgtgctatttatatattattttatttaattgtatgagtcaaataactaatataagaaAAGTTATAGCCAACGAATCTGcattattaaattcaaatttatcctattttaatatttttatataatagttttatttaaattatattttatgtttgaattgtatttcatatttctttaaaCAAAGTATTCtagttcaaattatttatttcaaaaatgtatGATCAAACATAACTCtagattcaattttaatttttataaaataaaattaaaaaaatcattttcatgatcaaataTCACGAAAAGTCTTATTAAGTGACATAATTCATGATAGTACTCATTGGTAGGTGGGAAACCTAATCTCCTATCTGCTTCTTCgcattaacttcaaattataatCTGTTTGTTCCTAATTgattgtccacttttgaattaacacacctattaagaaaaacaatgattgacatagtaagtttaccattttacccctattaattatgaagtagatgaattaataacttatgattttcaaaaaattctacttttttcaaaataattaattgaggatataataggtaaaaaaatttgtcatttcttgatttgtcaaaatggacaagtaaatagggacaacaaaaaaaaagaaaaataaacaagtaattagggacagagggagtatatggtgtttattttttatgccttttttttcaaatttaaaaatcattaattagAAGATGTCtttgtagtttttattttttaatgataactactattaaaaatagaatttaaaaaataataattaattatctaaacttttaaaatgattgatagtttaagttattttttttaaaattttacggTAATTAATTTGAGATAAAAGAGAGAGTGATAGAATAATATTTAAGGAGGGAAAACTGTCATCAAGAAATCATTTCCACAATCATTTtcccaatattttttattttattatcataaataGAAAGCATTGTAGACCTATCAACTTGTGTTTTCAAACCTTCtaaaattgtcttttttttccctcttaaaattttaatcacataaaaaatggattttaatgaccaaattcaagttaaaatcatGTCCAAAAAACTCATAAAACCATCCTCACCAACACCAAATCACCTCCAAAATtacaaattatctttttttgatCAACTAGCTGAGCAAACACATATGCcatttgttctatt
This genomic window from Solanum stenotomum isolate F172 unplaced genomic scaffold, ASM1918654v1 scaffold19785, whole genome shotgun sequence contains:
- the LOC125850862 gene encoding acyltransferase Pun1-like; the protein is MAFQKENMEVEIISTKFIKPSSPTPNHLQNYKLGFFDQTTDETHLPLVLFYPPTNNINFSAHEEQLEQSLSRILTHVYPISGRFTEDNSISCQDQGVKFIKAKVNSKLNEFLDKAHKDVNLSLLCWPQDSWNVDASNLFAMPVVIIQITEFECGGLALSMSHAHIAMDGYSTFTVINEWSKVCRLEIPVEKIDFMSFNLVDVFPSRDLSKLLLPRVPLEDRVESKLVAKRLYINEDSISRLREEVGDLCTFKPSRVEMIMALLWRALIRASEKKHGYLRRALMNIPINLRTRLISLPQVEKSFGNLGVDAPLKFIPGENKMDLHEFVTLIHDTVKETIITCDRTSPEEIVSAVSNIYNESFLAQDWGGSDEVDRYTSSSLCRFPIQEADFGWGKPCLMHFGSRHDQVCWLYDAECGNGICVQVDLKEDYMHLFECDNDIKDFFQF